Proteins encoded by one window of uncultured Draconibacterium sp.:
- a CDS encoding nucleoside-diphosphate kinase, with amino-acid sequence MAGNRTFTMIKPGAVRKNYEGAILKMINDAGFKIRAMKLTRMSKTQAAAFYEVHKGKPFFDNLVQFMSSGPIIAAILEKENAIEDFRKLIGATNPENAEEGTVRKMFACSVTENAVHGADSDENATREADFFFSTFERFYDFE; translated from the coding sequence ATGGCTGGAAACAGAACTTTTACAATGATTAAACCCGGTGCGGTTAGAAAAAACTACGAAGGTGCAATTTTAAAAATGATAAACGATGCCGGTTTTAAAATTCGCGCTATGAAACTTACCCGGATGTCGAAAACTCAAGCTGCTGCATTCTACGAAGTTCATAAAGGCAAACCATTCTTCGATAATTTGGTGCAGTTTATGAGCTCCGGTCCAATTATTGCCGCCATTCTTGAAAAAGAAAATGCCATAGAAGATTTTCGGAAGTTAATAGGTGCAACAAATCCTGAAAATGCAGAAGAAGGCACTGTGCGAAAAATGTTTGCCTGCAGTGTTACCGAAAATGCGGTTCATGGCGCCGACAGCGATGAAAACGCAACCCGCGAAGCCGACTTTTTCTTTTCTACCTTCGAACGGTTTTACGATTTCGAATAA